From Xylanibacter oryzae DSM 17970, a single genomic window includes:
- a CDS encoding glycosyltransferase family 2 protein — protein MLVSILVPIYKVEKYIAKCLDSIFHQTYPEIEYVFVDDCSPDKSLAILKSYIDKKNIDKSKITIISHLENKGIATTRNDLLDNAKGKYVLFVDSDDWIEADMIEQMITVAGDSTIDIIGCDYTKDYGNERRTFHYENYSNDCEENIFRLINYNIGPTMWKILVKKDIFNNIRFNSDIEIGEDYITSIKLYYYAKKCSNIHKYLYHYVQYNTNRYSNQISKSISDHIKAITSVEDFLVSVGLYSERFQNELKLRKFNIKRYYLFPPLINYKKWKTTFPESDRMWRYINYSKKEKIKYWLSEKHLFFILRLIRFIN, from the coding sequence ATGCTAGTATCTATATTAGTTCCTATTTACAAAGTGGAAAAATATATAGCAAAATGCTTAGATTCCATTTTCCATCAAACATATCCGGAGATAGAATATGTTTTTGTTGATGACTGTTCTCCTGATAAAAGTTTAGCCATATTAAAAAGCTATATTGACAAAAAAAATATTGACAAAAGTAAGATAACGATTATTTCTCATCTTGAGAATAAAGGTATTGCCACTACAAGAAATGATCTATTAGACAATGCCAAAGGTAAATATGTTTTATTCGTAGATAGCGATGATTGGATTGAAGCAGACATGATAGAGCAAATGATTACAGTTGCAGGTGACAGCACAATAGACATTATTGGATGTGACTATACAAAAGACTATGGAAACGAGAGACGTACATTTCACTATGAAAACTACTCAAATGATTGCGAAGAAAATATCTTTAGACTAATAAATTATAATATTGGTCCAACGATGTGGAAAATTTTAGTAAAAAAAGATATTTTCAATAATATAAGATTTAACTCCGATATTGAGATCGGTGAAGATTATATAACTTCAATAAAGCTATATTATTATGCAAAGAAATGTTCTAATATACATAAGTATTTATACCACTATGTACAATATAATACTAATCGCTATTCTAACCAAATATCAAAAAGTATATCAGATCACATCAAGGCTATAACTAGCGTTGAAGACTTTTTGGTATCAGTAGGTTTATATAGTGAAAGATTCCAAAATGAACTAAAACTTAGAAAATTCAATATCAAACGCTATTATCTTTTTCCACCTCTAATAAATTACAAAAAATGGAAAACAACATTCCCCGAATCTGATAGGATGTGGCGTTATATTAATTATTCGAAGAAAGAAAAAATTAAATATTGGCTTTCAGAGAAACACTTATTCTTTATATTGAGATTAATTAGATTCATAAATTGA